The Malus domestica chromosome 10, GDT2T_hap1 nucleotide sequence ATCATCCAAACCCTTTGGTAATTGGTGGTATCACCGTTTATCATATGATAGGAGATCTAAAGCACGCAGGCAGATAGCAGatagatatgtatatatatatatatatcaagggTTTGCACTCCCTGTCAGATCACAAGTAGTACTAGCAGTCTAGTACAGGTTTGATAGAATGTTTGAAAGCAACATCAGAGCAAAATGATGCCCTAGTTAGGTGGCCATTGTAGTTTTGTTATGtgaaatcaacaaaaaaataactCCATCAAATTGTGCCCATTATGATATAGACATCACGGGTCAACAATTATTATGTATATTACCGAATTCATCAATTGATCTCTATAAGATTTCCGTGTTTGCCCGATTATCCTTAGCATTCGCTATTTGTAAAAGTATTACCAATACAGGTACTGATTTTCATACTCTTAATTTAgcttttaacacttcaaattaAGTGATTTATAACTATAGTTATGATTCACTCGCAATGGGAGTGCCAAAAGCTAACCTCTGCGTgtgtcaaaatccctacacaaTTCTTATGTTGCTAGTTGCGTAGTTTGGTCTTGAACAACATTGCAAATCAAGACAATTGAATTCTAATATTCATATAGCTATAGTACGACGAGAAGGCTAAAACCAAGACAAAGGCACAAAGCATGGTTATCCCCTTTAAATTTGTCTCTGAAATTTTCGTCTCTTGAAACGTTACTTTGTGTGACAAATCTAGAGACAAAGCATGTTAGTTGCTATGAATTTTGTTTCCAAACATTAATGTTTTGGAGTCTATATAAGGTGGGGGACCAAAACACAAGAGCCATATCATTGAGATTAACCAGCAATGCTGACTAAATATATGAATCATCATTTTACCCATCAATTCTTTTTGTTAATATCTCCATTATATTTATTAGATTCATTTACTTAAATCAAACGACAGGTTTACAGATGTACAAACTAAAAACATGTCAACTAATTCACAATCCAACAAGAGAAACAATCCTCTCCAAATGCATTATTAACCCATTAATTTGTGGACGCTGTATCTCTATGAACTTAAAACACATGAACATGGTTTTCTTTTTAAACTTAACTTAGAATTTAGGGGAGTGTTAATTTGTTTAAGTTAAAGACATTTCTTACATATTGCTTTATCCTTGCCAATGATTAAAACTCAATAATTGGTCAAACTTTTGCTCCTTTTTTTCTTGATATGTTCATGAACAGTTTGTAAGGGTGTCTTTTTGTGATCATCGGAGAATTACCTTGGCTTTTTAGAACCCTACATTGACCTGAATTCAACTAGAACGAATGGGTCCTTAGTTCTGTGCTAAAGAATCAATTGAAATATGGTCAACCCCATTAGCAAAAAACAAGAAGTGGGtcaaattttataattattGCTGCAAAATaattgaattgaagaaaatatatatcaCAAAACACAATAATGCTGGATTGGCTCTCTGGCCCTCCTTTCTGAGACCAATTTTTAGGGCCAAAGAATTCTATAAAGAAAATGTGTACAACTTTAGTAACACAGTTTAAAGCTGCAATTTGATAATATTGTACAACTCATGAAAAAAGGGAATGGAAAATATAATTGTATGTTGGATCTATTATTTTTGGAATAAATCTAAGCAAAGTAATTGCCTTAGTTTGTTTTTCTTTGCCTACAGTATAACAATGTTCTGTACAATCATAGATTTTATATGATGTTGCTTGTGGTTGTTAACATAGATGCAAAAGGTTTGTGCAAGAACATCGGCCATTTGGCTTGCAGCCCAAAATATAATAATTGCATCGCCAGAATAAGGAATCACAAAAAATGAGACGGTTATCCACATGAGTATTTTAATGTAGTTTGTGACCTTAATTTACTGAAAAATAAGTATAGCGAGTAAATTGAGAATTGTATGATAATTTCAGAAATAAAATGACAGTTTATTCCAATTAGGACTAGTCCACCATGACCACTTTTTGAGCAGGTAAAAGATTTTCGCACTTCTATTTTGTCGTGACGTCCTCAGTTTGTTTATGTACCTTCGGTATCGTTTGGTATACAAACGGGACGGAAAGAAATGGGACGGAATGGgacaggacgggacggaacagagaAGGAGCAAAaatgccctcggatggaaacaaggagaaagaagaaggagacagagaggttataattttgtgttccacggatgtggaatgAGTTGTTCTAGGGGGTGAGGTGAAACAAAAATTTACTCAAAATTCGTTTCGTGAAACAGCGTGTTCCAgccgttttaggcgcaccaaacatAGGACGGAACGCCTCTTCCTACTCTGTTCCGTcctgtcccacgtaccaaacggtaccttcaTTCACAATTTAGGATAGAACAAGAGAAATAGTGGAAAAACATAAAGGAGTGCaagttatttttaaaatcagCAGCAGGAGAATCGTACTAACCTGACCCAGTCACTTTCACAGCCTGCACAGGAGATGATTGAGACTTTGACCCATGATAAAATGGTTCGCTGAATGCCAAATTCAGTATGGCCCAAGACCCAAATTGTCATAGGCCATTTTTGTGAAGGCCAATTACATCAGCCTATGATGTCCCAGCCCATAAGAAAAGAATATCATTGGACGGGCTGAGATCATCTACTAATTATTGGTCCAAGATATGAAATACTATTCCTGCCGCGCAACAATTCGCTCGATATTCTGCGCACCCACAGCAACCCAACCCGGCCGACGTTAGCCTAGCCAATAGCCCTTGGCCTCGCACTTAACGTCACCGGAGCTCGAGTCTCTGATCAATCGAGTCTTCGCTCAGTCCATTCAGTTCAGATAACTGCTTTAATCACTTGGACTAATAATTGAACTACACCATGTGCCGCTTCATGCTTGCTTCTCTCGCCACCgcatttctctctttttttttctttttccttttctgggTCCCAGGCAAGCCAAATGTACACAGCCTGGTTGAAGCAGTAGACACTCGAGTTTCCTctcaattcaattaatcaaccAAATAGACAATGGCTTGCATAAATCAATAATGCTGAAGTACAAGTGTCTCCAATAATTTCGTCAGCTATTTCTTGGCGTTCCATAAACTCTACTTGAGACACCATCGGCTAGGCTCGACGTTCCGTTCCGTTCCATATTCATACAAATCTCTCCCAACAAAGGCATTGGAGACAGTTGACTGGTGCGATGGAAAAAGGTCGAGTAAAATTTGACCGGTAAAATTTGGCGCCAACACGGTGCCGCTTTCCCCTACTGGTTTAACCCAAAACCcacaaaaagcaaaagaaaaattaataagatgAACACGAACACCCCCCTCTTCTAAGCTTCTAGTCTTCTCTCAAGAAAAGTAAGCTTCTTTGGCATTCTTCTTCAATGGATGGTCCTCAACTCTCTGCCTCTCTCCTCACACTTCTCgcactctctttcttctcagGTAAATCTCTAAATTCAAATTATCTCTCCCACCCAATTCTTATATTTCCCGGAAAATCAAAACCCATTTctcaaaatttcattttttcttgaattttttttggttcttgCAGAAGTGAACTCAGCTTCTTTCAAGCTACTCAACAAGTGCCGCTACCAAGTATGGCCCGGAATACTTTCCGGCGCCAATTCGGCGCCTCTCTCCCCCACTGGCTTCGCGCTCAAGCCCGGCAAGTCCCGGACCCTCTCCGTACCCAAATCTTGGTCGGGTCGGATCTGGGCTCGGACTCTGTGCACCGAATACTCGCCCGGTAACTTCTCCTGCGTCACAGCCGACTGCGGCTCGGGAAAAATCGAGTGTGCCGGAGGCGGCGCGAAACCGCCGGCTACGTTGGCCGAGTTCACGCTCAACGGCGCCGACGGCTTGGATTTTTATGACGTCAGCTTGGTGGACGGGTACAACCTGCCGATGCTGGTGGTGCCGCGTGGAGGAACAAGAGGGGGGTGCAGCCCGACTGGGTGCCTTGTGGACTTGAACGGCAAGTGCCCCAGGGCGCTGAGGGTGCGTGAGGGAGGATGGGGGAGCGTGGCGTGTAGGAGCGCGTGCGAGGCGTTTGGAGATCCACAGTTTTGTTGTAGCGAGGGGTACGCTACGCCCGACACATGTCAACCGTCGGCGTACTCGCTGTTTTTCAAGCATGCTTGCCCACGCTCGTATAGCTACGCGTATGACGACAAGACTAGCACTTACACGTGCGCCTCCGCCGACTACGTCATCATATTCTGCCCCTTGCCTTATACGAGGTAACATTATTCATGTTACATACACGAAATGTGTTTTTGATTTCATATAtaattagagagaaaaaaaaaatttaaatgtacTAGCCTAGGAAGTACTCGAAGACAAGTAATTTGTTGATATTATACGTATCGGATTGATATTATAATCTAACATGTCAAACTGTCCGAAAGTGTCGTAACCTAACTTGTTTGGGGTTTAGGATATtattcaattatctttatgagtTATTGGAGTTGTTGAATATGATGGGCATGCTGAAGGTGCGGGGTGCATGCTCCCTAATTTGCACCTTTTCATGCGCCAAGGGTTGCTTAGAGCTAATAGCAGCGATTTCGGCGTCCTCGAAATGCCGCCAATATGTTGTTTCAATGCCACAAAAACAGAGAATAATGTAGAAGACAAACATGAAGGCGGATGTGCAAGTTGGTTAATTCAGGGTTTTGTCAGTAGAGCAGAAACTAAGTATAGTTTGTAGTTACGAGTAGATATCTCTATACCTTACCACATTTTACCTTGGGACCATGTATAGACGAAATATTTATCTTTTGTTGAACTTGTGTATGCTCTGTTCTTTTAATGGAGGTAATCTGGCAGGTTTTGTTCGTTTGCTTGTATTTCCTCTTGGAGCTGCAACTTACTGCATTATACTTGGGGTAGTTGAAGGAGCTCTGTTAATTTGTTTCATCTATTACAATGCATAATGAATAATGGATATGTTGAGTCTATCACGTTACGCAATTGAGTTAAAGTCTCGTGAACATAACTGGTGCCTTGTCTGGAATTTTCAGTCTAAAGGTGTTGGGAGCTCGAAAAGATGGGGCAGCGCTACCACTGGTTAACAAGACCATGATGTACTTCTAAGGAGCCACCATGCAAGACCAGACGCCTCTAATCCTTCATTCTGCCTCTACTGCATGTGCAGCAGCACACATTTGGTCTTTCCAGTTTCGGCCTCTATTTATGTGCTTTATGACTATCCTTGTTTCTCACATTTCCAGGAAGGTAGTATTACAAATCCCGGGTGAAGAGCAGGTGCCACGGTCGATGACTAGCTTTACACCTCACCTTCCTCGTTGCAGTTGCCATTAGTTCACTGGTAAGC carries:
- the LOC103412608 gene encoding thaumatin-like protein 1b isoform X2: MDGPQLSASLLTLLALSFFSEVNSASFKLLNKCRYQVWPGILSGANSAPLSPTGFALKPGKSRTLSVPKSWSGRIWARTLCTEYSPGNFSCVTADCGSGKIECAGGGAKPPATLAEFTLNGADGLDFYDVSLVDGYNLPMLVVPRGGTRGGCSPTGCLVDLNGKCPRALRVREGGWGSVACRSACEAFGDPQFCCSEGYATPDTCQPSAYSLFFKHACPRSYSYAYDDKTSTYTCASADYVIIFCPLPYTRFCSFACISSWSCNLLHYTWV
- the LOC103412608 gene encoding thaumatin-like protein 1b isoform X1, whose translation is MDGPQLSASLLTLLALSFFSEVNSASFKLLNKCRYQVWPGILSGANSAPLSPTGFALKPGKSRTLSVPKSWSGRIWARTLCTEYSPGNFSCVTADCGSGKIECAGGGAKPPATLAEFTLNGADGLDFYDVSLVDGYNLPMLVVPRGGTRGGCSPTGCLVDLNGKCPRALRVREGGWGSVACRSACEAFGDPQFCCSEGYATPDTCQPSAYSLFFKHACPRSYSYAYDDKTSTYTCASADYVIIFCPLPYTSLKVLGARKDGAALPLVNKTMMYF